Proteins encoded in a region of the Paenibacillus wynnii genome:
- a CDS encoding ABC1 kinase family protein, which produces MREFFKLMKDVRFRRTMQMIFKFAWNFWWLDKQKNFIPSRRLEAKTKAIYRKQATYFTKTAMDMGGLIIKLGQHVSAQVDILPKEIIDELSKLQDSVDSVDFSEIQQKVESELGRSISETFAEFSTTPIAAASLGQVHRATLRTGEDVAVKVMRPGVEDIIAIDWRSIQVAIRLLKRWTKISDFMDLDAVYDEFYDTVMDELDYQKEGRNSEEFQLQFIHRDDVVVPGIHWSYTTSKVLTMEFLEGVKINDFAQLDAWGVDRTKLAKSLIEIFVEQILLEGFFHADPHPGNVLVQPDGTIALIDFGMVGRIANDMKAQMVALVMAVYLKDAHGAIDALTRLRFLRRNVDLEVFSRNLTLLFEQINGDTFDLSFVTSGDNAEELRNFLYSQPFQLPANTTFLGKAIGTVYGLCTGLDPELDLIGTVKPYVEEVVRSDLRGSVFSNVVDEGKNILKGILPTTKKFISTVDKMDSGNLRVKLSSSFEKKLIETQNKNTQRIIATIIGAVSLLTAANMWNEVNHMVSYVLGTLGLLIMLSQLKARERRRDVRHARQMRAMREHNRLEKSKFKPHQ; this is translated from the coding sequence ATGAGAGAATTCTTTAAATTGATGAAGGATGTCCGATTCAGAAGAACCATGCAAATGATTTTTAAGTTCGCTTGGAATTTCTGGTGGCTGGACAAGCAAAAGAATTTTATCCCGAGCCGGCGCTTAGAAGCGAAAACAAAAGCAATATATCGAAAACAGGCAACGTATTTTACGAAGACCGCTATGGATATGGGTGGATTAATTATCAAACTTGGGCAGCATGTTAGTGCGCAAGTGGATATTTTGCCGAAGGAAATTATTGATGAATTGTCCAAGCTGCAGGATTCCGTAGATTCCGTAGATTTTTCCGAGATACAGCAAAAGGTAGAGAGTGAACTCGGACGATCTATAAGCGAGACTTTTGCTGAGTTTAGTACAACGCCTATCGCAGCGGCTTCCTTAGGACAGGTACATCGGGCGACATTACGAACAGGTGAAGACGTCGCAGTGAAAGTTATGCGTCCTGGGGTCGAGGACATTATCGCCATTGATTGGAGATCCATACAAGTTGCTATTCGATTATTAAAACGCTGGACGAAGATTTCAGACTTCATGGACCTTGATGCGGTGTATGATGAGTTTTACGATACCGTTATGGATGAGCTCGATTATCAAAAAGAGGGGCGAAATTCAGAAGAATTTCAGCTGCAGTTTATCCATCGGGATGATGTCGTTGTTCCGGGCATTCATTGGTCCTATACAACTTCAAAGGTTTTAACCATGGAGTTTTTGGAAGGTGTTAAAATCAACGATTTTGCCCAGCTTGATGCTTGGGGTGTGGATCGGACTAAATTAGCGAAGTCACTGATAGAAATTTTCGTAGAACAGATTCTATTAGAAGGCTTCTTTCACGCAGACCCGCACCCGGGAAATGTTCTCGTGCAGCCTGACGGCACCATCGCATTAATCGATTTTGGAATGGTTGGACGAATTGCAAATGATATGAAGGCGCAAATGGTAGCCCTTGTAATGGCCGTGTATTTAAAAGATGCTCACGGTGCAATTGATGCCCTTACTCGTTTGAGATTTTTAAGACGGAATGTAGATTTAGAGGTATTTTCAAGGAATCTTACGTTATTATTTGAACAAATCAACGGTGATACGTTTGACTTGAGTTTTGTTACGTCAGGTGATAATGCTGAAGAGTTACGTAATTTCCTCTATTCTCAGCCCTTTCAGTTACCTGCAAATACAACATTTTTGGGAAAAGCCATAGGCACGGTATATGGACTTTGTACTGGACTGGACCCTGAGCTTGATTTGATTGGGACCGTTAAGCCTTATGTTGAAGAGGTCGTGCGTAGCGATCTAAGGGGAAGTGTCTTTTCCAACGTTGTTGATGAAGGCAAGAATATTCTAAAAGGAATCCTTCCTACGACCAAGAAGTTCATTTCTACAGTAGATAAAATGGATAGCGGAAATTTACGGGTAAAGCTATCGAGTTCCTTTGAGAAAAAATTGATAGAGACGCAAAATAAGAATACACAACGAATTATTGCAACAATCATTGGAGCGGTATCCCTTCTGACTGCTGCAAACATGTGGAATGAAGTGAATCATATGGTTTCTTATGTGTTGGGCACTTTGGGGTTGCTCATTATGTTGAGCCAACTCAAAGCGAGAGAACGCCGCCGTGATGTAAGACATGCAAGGCAGATGAGAGCCATGCGTGAACATAATAGATTGGAAAAGTCGAAGTTTAAGCCCCATCAATAA
- a CDS encoding AbrB/MazE/SpoVT family DNA-binding domain-containing protein, producing the protein MMNHKKENSHGFGHGKVLGTTSMGERGQIVIPREAREELDIKPGEKFIVFGNKRKGAVILVKAEMFNKFADFFMSASKKFESMAQAIFDKSNTISEDEDDDIEPGVDDKGPGVDEKE; encoded by the coding sequence ATGATGAATCATAAAAAAGAAAATAGTCATGGATTTGGGCATGGCAAAGTGCTGGGAACAACATCAATGGGTGAGAGAGGTCAAATTGTTATTCCTAGAGAAGCAAGGGAAGAACTTGATATCAAGCCAGGTGAGAAATTCATAGTTTTCGGCAATAAGCGCAAGGGAGCTGTGATTCTAGTCAAAGCAGAAATGTTCAACAAATTTGCGGATTTCTTCATGAGCGCTTCGAAAAAGTTTGAAAGTATGGCCCAAGCAATCTTTGATAAAAGCAATACTATTTCTGAAGATGAAGATGACGATATTGAACCTGGGGTCGATGATAAAGGGCCTGGGGTCGATGAAAAAGAATGA